Genomic window (Bacteroidota bacterium):
AGGGATTTTTGTATAATTATATTTGCTTAACAACATCAATCTACATTTATCGTCTTACATTCATATCATATATGAAAAATCTCATCATAGCAGCGTTGCTTTTTATTAGCACGGGCAGTTTTGCCCAAACTTCAGGTATTTTTCCCGATAGTATTGCCTATTGGCGTGAAGGTGGCATGGGGGGAGATATTGACGGTGGCTCACTTTATTTTAGCGATTATGTGATGCAAGGAGATACAGTTGTTAACGGTCAATCTTGCAAAAATCTTTACTGCAATAGGGTGGCCTATAAAAATTATAAAGGACATTATTCAACACATTCTTCACAGCCCTTTGTATTCAACGATAAATTTGGATATATCAATAAAATAGGTGTTTTGAGGAAAGAAGGCTCAAAGCTGTTTGTGCGTTTTGAATCTACACTAACCGATAACAGGGTATTATTGATTGAAGATTCTATTTTAAAATCGGGTAAAGAGTATTTGGTGTTTGATAATAATTGGAAAAGGGGAGATACTATATTTAGTGAGCATTACAAACCCGGTAACGTTAAGTATTTGGTGGTAAAAAATCAGATGAAGGTTTTGAGGCCGTCTGTTTCTGCCGATAGTCTTGAAGTACTTACTTTTTATGGAAAAGAACCTGCGGGATTGGTTTCTGATATTTTCGACAGCACCCTTTTTATTAAGGGCATGGGGTTTAATTCTTCATTCTTTTTTAGGTTAATGAATTTTGATACAGCTTCTGTTGTAAATTCAGTAGCAGGGGGTATTAGGGGTGTTACTCCGTTTTGCGGGAATGGAAACTTAAGATATTACAGAAATGAATTTAGCGGTGAAATGTTTGATTGTGCAACAATCCCTACTAAAATATCTGTTGGAATAAGAGATATAAAAACGGTTAGTATTGGCGGTTATCCCAATCCTGTGATTGATAACATTACTTTTTCAGGGATAGAGGGGAATATAAACACCGTATGGGTGCAGAATACGTTGGGGCAGGACAATACGGCTGCATATACTGTGGATAATGGAAATTTAACGGTTTTGGCTGATGGCTTGGCAGAAGGGGTTTATTTAATACGGATAGAAACCGACAAAACCACCTACCTTTGCAAAATTAGTAAACAATAATTTTGAACGTTCCATTTCCGATTCTTTACGAAGACAATCACCTGATAGCTATTAACAAGCAGGCAGGTCAATTAGTGCAGGCAGATAAAACAGGCGACGAAGCCCTGCCCGACCAAATAAAAGCATACATAAAAGATAAGTACAATAAACCCGGTGATGTTTTTTTGGGGGTGATACACCGTATAGACAGGCCTGTATCAGGCGTGTGTTTGTTTGCGCGTACCAGCAAAGCACTGGAACGTATGAACGAAAAGTTTAGGGAACGTGATTTAAGTAAAACCTATTGGGCTATTTTAAAGCAAAAACCCCACAACGAGAAGGGGAAACTGATACATTGGTTGGTGAAAGACCACGACCAAAACCGCACTAAAGCGCATTTGCGTGAGGTACCGGGCAGCAAACGTGCCGAACTTGATTTTGAATTGATTGGTGAACGTGCTGGGTATTTTTTGTTAAAAGTAACCCCGCTTACAGGTCGTCCCCACCAAATAAGGGTGCAGCTTTCAACCGCTATAGGCCCTATTGTTGGCGATTTGAAATACGGATACCCCGAGGCCAACTCTGACGGTAGCATTTGTTTGCACGCCCGCGAGTTAACTTTTATGCACCCTGTGCAAAAAGTGCCTGTAAAAATAACCGCAGCAGCCCCCAAGCTG
Coding sequences:
- a CDS encoding T9SS type A sorting domain-containing protein, coding for MKNLIIAALLFISTGSFAQTSGIFPDSIAYWREGGMGGDIDGGSLYFSDYVMQGDTVVNGQSCKNLYCNRVAYKNYKGHYSTHSSQPFVFNDKFGYINKIGVLRKEGSKLFVRFESTLTDNRVLLIEDSILKSGKEYLVFDNNWKRGDTIFSEHYKPGNVKYLVVKNQMKVLRPSVSADSLEVLTFYGKEPAGLVSDIFDSTLFIKGMGFNSSFFFRLMNFDTASVVNSVAGGIRGVTPFCGNGNLRYYRNEFSGEMFDCATIPTKISVGIRDIKTVSIGGYPNPVIDNITFSGIEGNINTVWVQNTLGQDNTAAYTVDNGNLTVLADGLAEGVYLIRIETDKTTYLCKISKQ
- a CDS encoding RluA family pseudouridine synthase — protein: MLNVPFPILYEDNHLIAINKQAGQLVQADKTGDEALPDQIKAYIKDKYNKPGDVFLGVIHRIDRPVSGVCLFARTSKALERMNEKFRERDLSKTYWAILKQKPHNEKGKLIHWLVKDHDQNRTKAHLREVPGSKRAELDFELIGERAGYFLLKVTPLTGRPHQIRVQLSTAIGPIVGDLKYGYPEANSDGSICLHARELTFMHPVQKVPVKITAAAPKLDIWKLF